Proteins co-encoded in one Astyanax mexicanus isolate ESR-SI-001 chromosome 1, AstMex3_surface, whole genome shotgun sequence genomic window:
- the LOC125805974 gene encoding uncharacterized protein LOC125805974, with protein sequence MPATHVVPTASAPVPAVPAAPVSAVPATHVVPTASAPGPAVPAAPVPVPAPRTMFGPRPRVPRPARPPDFAPSPVPRLSPQTFAGPGHPPMFLVPLSLPVLVPVSVFVHVPVPLGFSVPVPVTVLVSVPVSVFVPVLSSTVQSLSQSNVQPHVQSFVQSPSPVQSLFMSPALSASLPDVQPSVQSQFSSPVRSLLFPPPQSPFQSQSVSPVQPNVQSPFMPTVQSPVQSHFPSPVLPNIQSPFVSSVQSNVQCPFTSLVQSPVRSPVQSPLLSRVQSVFQFPVPSFGQSPLVCAQS encoded by the coding sequence atgcctgccacccacgtggtacccactgcttcagctccagtgccagcggtgcccgccgctcctgtgtctgcagtgcctgccacccacgtggtacccactgcttcagctccagggccagcggtgcccgccgctcctgttcctgtacctgctccaagaacaatgtttggccctaggccccgtgtccctaggccagcaaggcctcctgactttgcccccagtcctgtgcccaggctgtccccacagacttttgctggtcctgggcaccctcctatgtttttggtccccctgtctctccctgtcctggtccccgtatctgtgttcgttcatgttcctgtccccttaggtttttctgttcctgtccccgtcactgtgctagtttctgtccctgtaagtgtatttgtcccggttctctcgtccacagtccagtctctgtcccagtctaacgtccaaccccatgtccagtctttcgtccagtctccgtcccctgtccagtctttgttcatgtcccctgccctgtccGCGTCCCTGCccgatgtacagccctctgtccagtctcagttctcgtcccctgtccggtctctgcttttcccacctccccagtctccattccagtcccagtctgtatcccctgtccagcccaatgtccagtctccgtttatgcccactgtccagtcccctgttcagtctcatTTCCCATCCCCTGTCCTGCCCAATAtccagtctccatttgtgtctagtgtccagtctaaCGTCCAATGTCCGTTCACATCCttagtccagtcccctgttcgatctccagtccagtcccctttgttgtctagggtccagtctgtgtttcagtttcctgtcccgtcctttggccagtctcctctcgtctgtgctcagtcttag